DNA sequence from the Hoylesella buccalis ATCC 35310 genome:
CCCAGGGATACTCGAGCTTTTAGCCAATTTGCACGCCCATGGTAAGAAGTTGGCTGTGGTCAGCAACAAGTTCTACGATGCCACGCAAGACCTTTGTCGACACTTTTTTAGCGACTATGTCACGGTAGCGATTGGTGAACGAGAAAACATCAAGAAAAAGCCGGCACCTGACACGGTGTTAGAAGCCTTGCGTCAGTTGGACGATGATGGCCGAGATGCAGTTTATATTGGTGACAGTGATGTAGACATAGCCACGGCACGCAATAGCAACATGCCTTGCATCAGTGTGTTATGGGGATTTAGAGATAAAGAATTTTTGTTGGAACATGGGGCTACCACCTTTGTTTCGTCACCAAAAGAGTTGATGCTTTAGGTCGCGGCAAGCACCCCTTATTCCATCAACCCC
Encoded proteins:
- a CDS encoding HAD family hydrolase, which codes for MKEYSTYIFDLDGTLLDSLQDLYISCNAALKMHGMPERTIGEVRKFVGNGVKKLMERAIPNGLDNPDFEVTYADFRQHYLVHNLDNTKPYPGILELLANLHAHGKKLAVVSNKFYDATQDLCRHFFSDYVTVAIGERENIKKKPAPDTVLEALRQLDDDGRDAVYIGDSDVDIATARNSNMPCISVLWGFRDKEFLLEHGATTFVSSPKELML